TTGTCATATGTCATATGGTTGGTACACCCACTGTCAACNAGCCAGCATTCTGAGTTGCCCCTTGCTGAAAAACATGCTGCAGTAAAAATGTGATCTTCTTCGTCTTGCTCAACAACTTGGGCATTGGCTTCATGTTGTTGAAGTTTGCTTCTACAAATGACANCTTCATGGCCAAGCTGATTGCATTTACTGCACTTCGCTTCTGGTCTTTTCCAACATCTAAATGGTGGATGTCCCATTTTTCCGCAATGCTTACAAGGtggataatttttctttttatcctaGCCTTTGTTTGTAATATCTTCACTGCTTGTTGGCTGAAATTTCTTGAAGCTTTTCTTCTTACTGGTTCCAGCAACTTGATGCTTTACTGGTAAAGCATCTTCAACCACATGTTCTTGCCTCATAAGCCTCCGTTGCTCTTGGGCCTGCAAAGCATGTAACACTTCCGCCAAAGTAATCTTGGACAGATTCTTTGTGTTTTCCAATGAGGCAATAGACGCTTAGTACCTTTCTGGCACTGTCACAAGGATTTTCTCGACGATTCTGGAGTCCGCAAAGTCACTGTccaacaactttattttgttggcAATGCCCAATAACGTGTTTGAGTACTCCTTGATTGTCTCTGACTCTTTCATCCTTTGCATCTCAAATTCCCTCCTTAGATTCAACACTTGCATGCTTTTTATTCTGTCATCTCCTTCATATTCTTCCTTCAAAAAATCCCAAATTTTTTTTGGTGATTTAAGAGTTATGATTCTGGTGAAGATCAATTTTGTAACACCAGAAAACAAGGATGACTTTGCCTTTGccttctttgttttttgttccttATGATTTTTGATTTGAGCCAAGGTAGGGTTCTCTGGCAGCGGTTGAACAGTGTAATCCTCTTCCACAGCTTCCCACAAATCCAGTCCCTCTAGATAGGACTGCATTTTTACTGCCCACATTTCATAGTCTTCCCCGTTAAAGATGGGAAGTGTTACTGGAAAGGAAGTTGACTCTCCTT
This genomic stretch from Vigna radiata var. radiata cultivar VC1973A chromosome 7, Vradiata_ver6, whole genome shotgun sequence harbors:
- the LOC106766358 gene encoding uncharacterized protein LOC106766358, with the translated sequence MEGESTSFPVTLPIFNGEDYEMWAVKMQSYLEGLDLWEAVEEDYTVQPLPENPTLAQIKNHKEQKTKKAKAKSSLFSGVTKLIFTRIITLKSPKKIWDFLKEEYEGDDRIKSMQVLNLRREFEMQRMKESETIKEYSNTLLGIANKIKLLDSDFADSRIVEKILVTAQEQRRLMRQEHVVEDALPVKHQVAGTSKKKSFKKFQPTSSEDITNKG